A region from the Sandaracinus amylolyticus genome encodes:
- a CDS encoding GNAT family N-acetyltransferase, with protein sequence MSTTTELRVTTWSLEMRSAPRTPPRIAPEGLELRTIARPPLHFYRYLYETVGAPWLWVDRRRMDDAALATIVHDARVEIAVAYERGVPAGYYELDRRVPREVELAYFGLVPEAIGRGIGPWLLDAAIRRAWDAPEVERVWVHTCSLDHPSARATYERAGFTVYDVKETLQADPRPLPITPR encoded by the coding sequence GTGTCGACGACGACCGAGCTGCGCGTGACGACGTGGTCGCTCGAGATGCGCAGCGCGCCGCGGACGCCTCCGCGCATCGCGCCCGAGGGGCTCGAGCTGCGCACGATCGCGCGCCCGCCGCTGCACTTCTACCGCTACCTGTACGAGACCGTCGGCGCGCCGTGGCTCTGGGTCGATCGACGGCGCATGGACGACGCGGCGCTCGCGACGATCGTGCACGACGCGCGCGTCGAGATCGCCGTCGCGTACGAGCGCGGTGTGCCGGCGGGGTACTACGAGCTCGATCGGCGCGTGCCGCGCGAGGTGGAGCTCGCGTACTTCGGGCTCGTGCCCGAGGCGATCGGGCGCGGCATCGGGCCGTGGCTGCTCGACGCCGCGATCCGTCGCGCGTGGGACGCACCGGAGGTCGAGCGCGTGTGGGTCCACACGTGCTCGCTCGACCATCCCTCGGCGCGCGCGACCTACGAGCGCGCGGGCTTCACGGTCTACGACGTGAAGGAAACGCTCCAGGCCGATCCGCGGCCGCTGCCGATCACCCCGCGGTGA
- a CDS encoding polyhydroxyalkanoic acid system family protein, with protein sequence MKHTIDTGLDMQLSKKAIEKAMDAYKARFADYSPRFDWTGDDRGEFSFNAKGVKLNGNIVVRDQKVDVDMHVPLLFRVFQGKAMDVIEEQVKLWVEKAKRGELG encoded by the coding sequence ATGAAGCACACGATCGACACCGGGCTGGACATGCAGCTGTCGAAGAAGGCGATCGAAAAGGCGATGGACGCGTACAAAGCGCGCTTCGCCGACTACTCGCCGCGATTCGACTGGACCGGCGACGATCGCGGCGAGTTCTCGTTCAACGCCAAGGGCGTGAAGCTCAACGGGAACATCGTCGTGCGCGACCAGAAGGTCGACGTCGACATGCACGTGCCGCTGCTCTTCCGCGTCTTCCAGGGCAAGGCCATGGACGTGATCGAAGAGCAGGTGAAGCTCTGGGTCGAGAAGGCGAAGCGCGGCGAGCTGGGCTGA
- a CDS encoding sterol desaturase family protein: MGETGGTTWMTVGISVGVSLVTFWGLGGLVHWWFYVHRRADAERWKVQPRRFLSRAMVRHAFALGSFNIVMGAVIGGLFASHVARGGWSTLYSDPLEHGVPWLLASAVATYFVIDAGLYYSHRALHGRWLFRHVHRWHHRYTAPVIFTTTAVHPIEFLVFQAFVMLPVVVVPVHWAVYLLVVAYTYLIGMIDHSGVIVRWPLPLHPGNQFHDDHHVFVHCNYGHHTQVFDRLHGTVRANDRRYADDELGEGARRGPA; this comes from the coding sequence GTGGGGGAGACGGGCGGCACCACGTGGATGACGGTCGGCATCTCGGTCGGCGTGTCCCTCGTGACGTTCTGGGGGCTCGGTGGCCTCGTGCACTGGTGGTTCTACGTGCACCGTCGCGCCGACGCCGAGCGCTGGAAGGTCCAGCCACGACGCTTCCTCTCGCGCGCGATGGTGCGCCACGCGTTCGCGCTCGGGTCGTTCAACATCGTGATGGGCGCGGTGATCGGTGGGCTCTTCGCGTCGCACGTCGCGCGCGGAGGCTGGTCGACGCTCTACTCCGACCCGCTCGAGCACGGCGTGCCGTGGCTGCTCGCGAGCGCCGTCGCGACGTACTTCGTGATCGACGCCGGCCTCTACTACAGCCATCGCGCGCTGCACGGGCGCTGGCTCTTCCGCCACGTGCACCGCTGGCATCATCGCTACACCGCGCCGGTGATCTTCACGACCACCGCGGTGCATCCGATCGAGTTCCTCGTCTTCCAGGCGTTCGTGATGCTGCCGGTCGTCGTCGTGCCGGTGCACTGGGCCGTCTATCTGCTCGTCGTCGCGTACACGTACTTGATCGGCATGATCGATCACAGCGGCGTGATCGTGCGCTGGCCGCTGCCGCTCCATCCCGGCAACCAGTTCCACGACGACCACCACGTCTTCGTGCACTGCAACTACGGGCACCACACGCAGGTCTTCGATCGCCTGCACGGCACCGTGCGCGCCAACGATCGACGCTACGCCGACGACGAGCTCGGCGAAGGAGCACGCCGTGGACCTGCGTGA
- a CDS encoding Rieske 2Fe-2S domain-containing protein, with the protein MTTMERAPAIDTRFPFGPPRGWFAVAFSEELGSGAPLRLRYFGRELVAFRGESGRAFVTDAYCPHLGAHLGHGGTIVGETIRCPFHGWRFEGDGRCAAIPYSDRVPPKAKLGALPTLEQDGVIHVFHDPEGDTPWPLPALDAEGWTPGRSIVWRGLATHPQEVFENTVDTAHIGPVHDGRGARLLSAPRRDGERMEVELEFQAPGDVVGMPEQINDVHLHVSLRGLGHVVVHTHVRNVGVRARQRIYATPVDAHTIDIRAVVHVRVSEDAAFTRELDEIFYTAYVEDFAKDFPIWENKRYLVRPGLAKGDGPIGVYRRWCEQFYTTAQLDPTAQLDPTAAADVPLSALRASAQRMNVVAPVRERVLALIDAVRTRVRAPEPARDDAASVPTAAITAPSTRRVSSVDEYVETLGERFVPAAARGVDAVFQWELAGAQGAVFHAHVSDGRVLVRRGAHEQPTVALVMEADDYVRVVNGELDGTWAFTHGRGKVRGSLSAAMKMRALFPA; encoded by the coding sequence ATGACGACGATGGAACGAGCCCCTGCGATCGACACGCGCTTCCCGTTCGGACCTCCGAGGGGATGGTTCGCGGTCGCGTTCTCCGAGGAGCTCGGCAGCGGCGCGCCGCTGCGCCTTCGCTACTTCGGGCGCGAGCTCGTCGCGTTCCGCGGCGAGTCGGGGCGCGCGTTCGTGACGGACGCGTACTGCCCGCACCTCGGCGCGCACCTCGGGCACGGCGGCACGATCGTCGGCGAGACGATCCGGTGCCCGTTCCACGGCTGGCGCTTCGAGGGCGACGGCCGCTGCGCCGCGATTCCGTACAGCGATCGTGTGCCGCCGAAGGCGAAGCTCGGTGCGCTGCCCACGCTCGAGCAGGACGGTGTGATCCACGTGTTCCACGATCCCGAGGGCGACACGCCGTGGCCGCTGCCCGCGCTCGACGCGGAGGGATGGACGCCGGGGCGCAGCATCGTGTGGCGGGGGCTCGCGACGCATCCGCAGGAGGTGTTCGAGAACACCGTCGACACCGCGCACATCGGCCCGGTGCACGACGGGCGCGGCGCGCGGCTGCTCTCCGCGCCGCGCCGCGACGGCGAGCGCATGGAGGTCGAGCTCGAGTTCCAGGCGCCCGGCGACGTCGTGGGGATGCCCGAGCAGATCAACGACGTGCATCTGCACGTGTCGCTGCGCGGGCTCGGACACGTCGTGGTGCACACGCACGTGCGCAACGTCGGAGTGCGCGCGCGCCAGCGCATCTACGCGACGCCGGTCGACGCGCACACCATCGACATCCGCGCGGTCGTGCACGTGCGCGTCTCCGAGGACGCCGCGTTCACGCGCGAGCTCGACGAGATCTTCTACACCGCGTACGTCGAGGACTTCGCGAAGGACTTTCCGATCTGGGAGAACAAGCGCTACCTCGTGCGCCCGGGCCTCGCGAAGGGCGACGGGCCGATCGGCGTCTATCGCCGCTGGTGCGAGCAGTTCTACACGACTGCGCAGCTCGACCCGACTGCGCAGCTCGATCCGACGGCAGCCGCCGACGTGCCGTTGAGCGCGCTGCGCGCGAGCGCGCAGCGCATGAACGTCGTGGCCCCGGTGCGCGAGCGTGTGCTCGCGTTGATCGACGCGGTGCGCACACGGGTGCGCGCTCCTGAGCCCGCGCGCGACGACGCCGCGAGCGTCCCGACTGCGGCGATCACCGCGCCGAGCACCCGGCGTGTGAGCAGCGTCGACGAGTACGTCGAGACGCTCGGCGAGCGATTCGTCCCCGCGGCGGCGCGAGGCGTCGACGCGGTGTTCCAGTGGGAGCTCGCGGGGGCGCAGGGCGCGGTGTTCCACGCGCACGTCAGCGACGGGCGCGTGCTGGTGCGGCGAGGCGCGCACGAGCAGCCCACGGTCGCGCTGGTGATGGAGGCCGACGACTACGTCCGCGTGGTGAACGGCGAGCTCGACGGCACCTGGGCCTTCACCCACGGCCGCGGGAAGGTCCGCGGGAGCCTGAGCGCGGCGATGAAGATGCGCGCGCTCTTCCCGGCTTGA
- a CDS encoding TetR/AcrR family transcriptional regulator: MASRDEQRERTRRRVYECALDVFRRDGVAPCRIDDITAAAGVSRGSFYFHFPTKEHVLLERMRETEDTICDAIDALPADAHVDAVLAVLNQKLAEIWEPDPQLLPDVTGAALRLAATTMSDQEATRMRSVLAQRFRAGVERGEIVARVPPDILSDLYLGHVLAALLAWYGNRGLALSAMLSAVSDLFWNGAKSPAPPASESIKPGRARASSSPRSGSRGPSRGRG, from the coding sequence ATGGCCAGCCGGGACGAGCAGCGAGAGCGGACGAGGCGTCGGGTCTACGAGTGCGCGCTCGACGTCTTCCGTCGCGACGGCGTCGCGCCTTGTCGGATCGACGACATCACGGCCGCCGCGGGCGTGAGCCGCGGGAGCTTCTACTTCCACTTCCCGACGAAGGAGCACGTGCTCCTCGAGCGGATGCGGGAGACGGAGGACACGATCTGCGACGCGATCGACGCCCTCCCTGCGGACGCGCACGTCGACGCCGTGCTCGCGGTGCTGAACCAGAAGCTCGCCGAGATCTGGGAGCCCGACCCGCAGCTCTTGCCCGACGTGACCGGCGCCGCGCTGCGGCTCGCGGCGACGACGATGTCGGACCAGGAAGCGACGCGCATGCGCTCGGTGCTCGCCCAGCGGTTCCGCGCGGGCGTCGAGCGGGGCGAGATCGTCGCGCGCGTCCCGCCCGACATCCTGAGCGATCTCTACCTCGGGCACGTGCTCGCGGCGCTGCTCGCGTGGTACGGCAACCGCGGGCTCGCGCTCTCGGCGATGCTCTCCGCGGTGAGCGACCTGTTCTGGAACGGCGCGAAGTCGCCGGCACCGCCGGCGAGCGAGAGCATCAAGCCGGGAAGAGCGCGCGCATCTTCATCGCCGCGCTCAGGCTCCCGCGGACCTTCCCGCGGCCGTGGGTGA
- the typA gene encoding translational GTPase TypA produces MSSSALSHLRNVCIIAHVDHGKTTLVDSMLKQTGVFRSGQEVADRVLDSNDLERERGITILAKQCSVRFPDPGAPGRPGGEIKINIVDTPGHADFGGEVERTLSMADGAILLVDAAEGPLPQTRFVLGKALSLGMTIIVVINKIDRPDARPDEVLNEVFDLFVDLEASDEQADFPVLYAIGKQGMAKRSLEEEGKDLMPLFETIIERVRPPKGDPSAPLRMLVHDTQHDDYVGRLAIGKVVDGSIGDNMPVARIAEHDKQVRAKITKVYNFEGMVRTPCGTVSAGDIVALAGMDEVQIGDTITDPEKPAAAFPRIRVEEPTLKVTFLVNTSPFAGKSGKWVTSRHLRERLEKEAKKNLAMRFEPTDQPDVFTVLGRGELMIAVLLETMRREGYEMAVGMPEVVVKEEAGQKLEPVERVVVDVPEGFVGVVTTNLGQRRGQMVKMTNLGFGRARIEFRVPSRGLIGFRSQFLTETRGTGLLNTLFDGWEPYAGPMLRRPSGAMVSDRTGECTAYALDHLQPRGVLFVKPGDEVYEGMICGEHNRENDLDVNVVREKKLSNVRSKNKDDNVVLSPPRVITLELGLEFVDRDELMEVTPDAIRLRKKVLEIARRPRRDAE; encoded by the coding sequence ATGTCCAGCTCCGCGCTCTCTCATCTGCGCAACGTCTGCATCATCGCGCACGTCGACCACGGGAAGACGACTCTCGTGGACTCGATGCTCAAGCAGACGGGCGTCTTCCGCAGTGGTCAGGAGGTCGCGGATCGCGTCCTCGACTCGAACGATCTCGAGCGCGAGCGAGGCATCACGATCCTCGCGAAGCAGTGCTCGGTGCGCTTCCCCGATCCCGGTGCTCCTGGGAGGCCGGGCGGCGAGATCAAGATCAACATCGTCGACACGCCCGGGCACGCTGACTTCGGCGGCGAGGTCGAGCGCACGCTCTCGATGGCCGACGGCGCGATCCTGCTGGTCGACGCGGCCGAGGGCCCGCTGCCGCAGACGCGCTTCGTGCTCGGCAAGGCGCTCTCGCTCGGCATGACGATCATCGTCGTCATCAACAAGATCGACCGCCCCGACGCGCGCCCCGACGAGGTGCTCAACGAGGTGTTCGATCTCTTCGTCGACCTCGAAGCGTCCGACGAGCAGGCCGACTTCCCGGTCCTCTACGCCATCGGCAAGCAGGGCATGGCGAAGCGCTCGCTCGAGGAGGAGGGCAAGGATCTGATGCCCCTCTTCGAGACGATCATCGAGCGCGTGCGTCCGCCCAAGGGCGACCCGAGCGCGCCGCTGCGCATGCTCGTGCACGACACGCAGCACGACGACTACGTCGGCCGCCTCGCGATCGGCAAGGTCGTCGACGGCTCGATCGGCGACAACATGCCGGTCGCGCGCATCGCGGAGCACGACAAGCAGGTCCGCGCGAAGATCACGAAGGTCTACAACTTCGAGGGCATGGTCCGCACGCCGTGCGGCACCGTGTCGGCGGGCGACATCGTCGCGCTCGCGGGCATGGACGAGGTGCAGATCGGCGACACGATCACCGATCCCGAGAAGCCCGCCGCCGCGTTCCCGCGCATCCGCGTCGAGGAGCCGACCCTCAAGGTCACGTTCCTCGTCAACACGTCGCCCTTCGCCGGCAAGAGCGGCAAGTGGGTCACGTCGCGGCACCTGCGCGAGCGCCTCGAGAAGGAGGCGAAGAAGAACCTCGCGATGCGCTTCGAGCCGACCGATCAGCCCGACGTGTTCACGGTGCTCGGTCGCGGCGAGCTGATGATCGCGGTGCTCCTCGAGACGATGCGCCGCGAGGGCTACGAGATGGCCGTCGGGATGCCCGAGGTCGTCGTGAAGGAAGAGGCCGGGCAGAAGCTCGAGCCGGTCGAGCGCGTCGTCGTCGACGTGCCCGAGGGCTTCGTCGGCGTCGTCACCACGAACCTCGGCCAGCGCCGCGGTCAGATGGTGAAGATGACGAACCTCGGGTTCGGCCGCGCGCGCATCGAGTTCCGCGTGCCGAGCCGCGGCCTCATCGGGTTCCGCTCGCAGTTCCTCACGGAGACGCGCGGCACCGGCCTGCTCAACACGCTGTTCGACGGCTGGGAGCCCTACGCCGGCCCGATGCTGCGCCGTCCGAGCGGCGCGATGGTCAGCGATCGCACCGGCGAGTGCACCGCGTACGCGCTCGATCACCTGCAGCCGCGCGGCGTGCTCTTCGTGAAGCCGGGCGACGAGGTGTACGAGGGCATGATCTGCGGCGAGCACAACCGCGAGAACGACCTCGACGTCAACGTCGTGCGCGAGAAGAAGCTCTCGAACGTGCGCAGCAAGAACAAGGACGACAACGTCGTCCTCTCGCCGCCGCGCGTGATCACGCTCGAGCTCGGCCTCGAGTTCGTCGATCGCGACGAGCTGATGGAAGTGACGCCCGACGCGATCCGCCTGCGCAAGAAGGTGCTCGAGATCGCACGCCGCCCGCGCCGCGACGCGGAGTGA
- a CDS encoding putative metal-binding motif-containing protein, protein MRFATLLSLLVLAACGGDPPAIDGGLDAAASCATDQDCDDGLFCNGAVSLCLGGRCAPAPLPCREGQTCVEEADRCLTTCAVDEDADGDGARAIECGGSDCDDADPDRFPGNAELCDASAHDEDCDDTTFGFRDADGDGSPDARCCNPDLAGGEDHCGLDCDDNAPGVHPSVPEVCNGIDDDCDALVDEELVRRYTIDGDGDGHGDASEDAPTMDACEQPIGWALLADDCDDANADRFVGNPEICDAAMVDEDCSGASNDVPGGCECTGAATEVCGTMGRCTGATRQCVDGTWGPCAVVPQTEVCIGDAVDEDCDGSIDEGLSVTCYRDNDGDGYAADSAAPTPTCRSTSTGRQGAPWNGCPTGFTGRAPGAGATDCCDSDDRAHPGAAAQSTARACGGFDFDCDGSSTPASTSLATCGSRTTSDACRQASADGAGNGWCSNVPSTCGAMGSWGNGCWWTGAACWSVTCSSQRLACR, encoded by the coding sequence ATGCGCTTCGCCACATTGCTCTCGCTGCTCGTGCTCGCTGCGTGTGGTGGCGATCCACCGGCGATCGACGGCGGCCTCGACGCCGCGGCCTCGTGCGCGACCGACCAGGACTGCGACGACGGGCTCTTCTGCAACGGCGCGGTCTCGCTCTGCCTCGGAGGACGCTGCGCGCCCGCGCCGCTGCCGTGCCGCGAGGGTCAGACGTGCGTCGAGGAGGCCGATCGCTGCCTCACGACGTGCGCGGTGGACGAGGACGCCGACGGAGACGGCGCGCGCGCGATCGAGTGCGGCGGGAGCGACTGCGACGACGCCGATCCCGATCGCTTCCCCGGCAACGCCGAGCTCTGCGACGCGAGCGCGCACGACGAGGACTGCGACGACACGACGTTCGGCTTCCGCGACGCGGACGGTGACGGATCGCCGGACGCGCGCTGCTGCAATCCGGATCTCGCGGGCGGCGAGGATCACTGCGGGCTCGACTGCGACGACAACGCCCCCGGCGTCCACCCGTCGGTGCCCGAGGTGTGCAACGGCATCGACGACGACTGCGACGCGCTCGTCGACGAGGAGCTCGTGCGTCGCTACACGATCGACGGCGACGGCGACGGTCACGGCGACGCGAGCGAGGACGCGCCGACGATGGACGCGTGCGAGCAGCCGATCGGGTGGGCGCTCCTCGCGGACGACTGCGACGACGCGAACGCGGATCGCTTCGTGGGCAACCCCGAGATCTGCGACGCGGCGATGGTCGACGAGGACTGCAGCGGCGCGAGCAACGACGTGCCGGGCGGCTGCGAGTGCACCGGAGCCGCGACCGAGGTGTGCGGCACGATGGGGCGCTGCACCGGCGCGACGCGACAGTGCGTCGACGGGACGTGGGGCCCTTGCGCCGTCGTGCCGCAGACCGAGGTGTGCATCGGCGACGCGGTCGACGAGGACTGCGACGGGAGCATCGACGAGGGCCTCAGCGTGACGTGCTACCGCGACAACGACGGGGACGGATACGCAGCGGACTCCGCAGCGCCGACGCCGACGTGCCGGAGCACCTCGACGGGTCGCCAGGGCGCGCCGTGGAACGGCTGCCCGACGGGGTTCACCGGGCGCGCGCCCGGCGCGGGCGCGACCGACTGCTGCGACAGCGATGACCGCGCGCACCCGGGCGCGGCCGCGCAGAGCACGGCACGCGCGTGTGGCGGCTTCGACTTCGACTGCGATGGTTCGAGCACGCCCGCGTCGACGTCGCTCGCGACGTGCGGGTCGCGCACGACCTCGGACGCGTGTCGTCAGGCGTCGGCGGACGGCGCGGGCAATGGTTGGTGCTCCAACGTTCCGTCGACCTGCGGCGCGATGGGCAGCTGGGGGAACGGGTGCTGGTGGACCGGGGCTGCGTGCTGGAGCGTCACGTGCTCGTCGCAGCGCCTGGCGTGCCGCTGA
- a CDS encoding crotonase/enoyl-CoA hydratase family protein — MSEIVTYEARGAVAVIRMDDGRANAMSNAWIEAMGAALDRAEKDAAIKALVIAGRPGRFSAGFDLKVMMSGPEAARSLVRDGAHVMMRVLELRLPVVMAASGHAIAGGLLLAACGDRRIGITGDFKLGLNEVTNALPVPIFAHELARYRLDPRALEESVLRATMYGPEDALRVGWLDRLVAPEALEAAAVTEAETLATLPQPAYGKTKQSLRRPLLEYVRATIESNLESFKMGG; from the coding sequence ATGAGCGAGATCGTGACCTACGAGGCGCGTGGCGCGGTGGCCGTGATCAGGATGGACGACGGCCGCGCGAACGCGATGTCGAACGCGTGGATCGAGGCGATGGGCGCGGCGCTCGATCGCGCGGAGAAGGACGCCGCGATCAAGGCGCTCGTGATCGCGGGCCGGCCGGGTCGCTTCTCGGCCGGGTTCGATCTGAAGGTGATGATGTCGGGCCCCGAGGCGGCGCGCTCGTTGGTGCGCGATGGCGCGCACGTCATGATGCGCGTGCTCGAGCTGCGCCTGCCCGTGGTGATGGCGGCCAGCGGGCACGCGATCGCGGGTGGTCTGCTGCTCGCGGCGTGCGGCGATCGTCGCATCGGGATCACCGGCGACTTCAAGCTCGGTCTGAACGAGGTGACGAACGCGCTGCCGGTGCCGATCTTCGCGCACGAGCTCGCGCGCTACCGGCTCGATCCGCGCGCGCTCGAGGAGTCGGTGCTGCGCGCGACGATGTACGGGCCGGAGGACGCGCTGCGCGTGGGCTGGCTCGATCGTCTCGTCGCTCCCGAGGCGCTCGAGGCCGCGGCGGTCACCGAGGCCGAGACGCTCGCGACGCTGCCGCAGCCCGCGTACGGCAAGACGAAGCAGAGCCTGCGCCGCCCGCTGCTCGAGTACGTGCGCGCGACGATCGAGTCGAACCTCGAGTCGTTCAAGATGGGCGGCTGA
- a CDS encoding methyltransferase, whose protein sequence is MDVATLEDLLARGWIAAPGTSLRDEDRKKARELVGILAEVARAEARCARSRRRVTLVDAAAGKGYVGVIASTLSPRLHVHAIERDPRRIALMSEAATRLGGRVEPLVGDLGDAAIWPAEVDVVVALHACGDASDRTIERATEANARSILIAPCCVATKLPAAERANARAEALGLPRGEVRRGFIESLVASERMLELEARGWRTEIVTFAAPSVTPYRHLLRAERLREPGRMAQAKDKLARLRER, encoded by the coding sequence ATGGACGTCGCGACGCTCGAGGATCTGCTGGCGCGCGGGTGGATCGCCGCCCCGGGCACCTCGCTGCGCGACGAGGATCGCAAGAAGGCGCGCGAGCTCGTGGGCATCCTCGCGGAGGTCGCGCGCGCCGAGGCGCGCTGCGCGCGATCGCGGCGGCGCGTCACCCTCGTCGACGCGGCCGCGGGCAAGGGATACGTGGGCGTCATCGCCTCGACGCTCTCGCCGCGCCTGCACGTGCACGCGATCGAGCGCGACCCGCGGCGCATCGCGCTGATGAGCGAGGCCGCGACGCGGCTCGGCGGGCGTGTCGAGCCGCTCGTCGGCGACCTGGGCGACGCAGCGATCTGGCCCGCGGAGGTCGACGTCGTGGTCGCGCTGCACGCGTGCGGCGATGCGAGCGATCGCACGATCGAGCGCGCGACGGAGGCGAACGCACGATCGATCCTGATCGCACCGTGCTGTGTCGCGACGAAGCTGCCCGCCGCCGAGCGCGCGAACGCGCGCGCCGAGGCCCTCGGCCTTCCGCGCGGCGAAGTGCGGCGCGGCTTCATCGAGTCGCTCGTCGCGTCGGAGCGAATGCTCGAGCTCGAGGCGCGCGGGTGGCGCACGGAGATCGTCACGTTCGCCGCGCCGAGCGTCACGCCGTACCGGCACCTGCTGCGCGCGGAGCGCCTGCGCGAGCCCGGACGCATGGCGCAGGCGAAGGACAAGCTCGCGCGGCTGCGCGAGCGCTGA
- a CDS encoding HD domain-containing protein translates to MSARADRIVDTVLGLDTLADLPRTGWLLRGVRPCESIADHSYGVALVVMLLVDALREEGVQVDGERALRMALVHDAPEARTGDVPMPSKTVALDAALHELEATLVDRLLPPAQREDWRVMEEGQSLEARIVKAADKIQMMIKALSYGHQQRGHLVEFWAHPKNFDDRGIPVAREVFEAICARAGKEIPR, encoded by the coding sequence ATGAGCGCGCGCGCGGATCGGATCGTGGACACGGTGCTCGGCCTCGACACGCTGGCCGATCTTCCTCGCACCGGATGGCTGCTCCGCGGGGTGCGTCCCTGCGAGTCGATCGCCGATCACTCCTACGGCGTCGCGCTCGTCGTGATGCTGCTCGTCGACGCGCTGCGCGAAGAGGGCGTGCAGGTCGACGGTGAGCGCGCGCTGCGCATGGCGCTGGTGCACGACGCGCCCGAGGCGCGCACCGGGGACGTGCCGATGCCGAGCAAGACCGTCGCGCTCGACGCCGCGCTCCACGAGCTCGAGGCCACGCTCGTCGACCGACTGCTCCCGCCCGCGCAGCGCGAGGACTGGCGCGTGATGGAGGAGGGCCAGTCGCTCGAGGCGCGGATCGTGAAAGCCGCGGACAAGATCCAGATGATGATCAAGGCGCTCTCCTACGGGCACCAGCAGCGCGGTCACCTCGTCGAGTTCTGGGCGCACCCGAAGAACTTCGACGATCGCGGCATCCCGGTCGCGCGCGAGGTCTTCGAGGCGATCTGTGCGCGCGCCGGCAAGGAGATCCCGCGATGA
- a CDS encoding GNAT family N-acetyltransferase, producing MSAAHPREAFRIEPVTHDDRDDAVRLLVAQLREHHIDTPEERVRVAVDGVLGVPSRGRLLLVHDDEKAIGVAYLSFVWALEHGGPAAWLEELYVVPERRNDGVGTALLHAAMGVARIEGCVAIDLEVEASRARVTSLYRREGFTQHARTRWVKTL from the coding sequence ATGAGCGCCGCGCACCCGCGTGAGGCGTTTCGCATCGAGCCCGTCACGCACGACGATCGCGACGACGCGGTGCGCCTGCTCGTCGCGCAGCTGCGCGAGCACCACATCGACACGCCCGAGGAGCGCGTGCGCGTCGCGGTCGACGGGGTGCTCGGCGTTCCGTCGCGCGGCCGGCTGCTCCTCGTCCACGACGACGAGAAGGCGATCGGAGTCGCGTATCTCTCGTTCGTGTGGGCGCTCGAGCACGGCGGTCCTGCCGCGTGGCTCGAGGAGCTCTACGTCGTGCCCGAGCGTCGCAACGACGGCGTGGGCACCGCGCTGCTCCATGCCGCGATGGGCGTCGCGCGCATCGAGGGGTGCGTGGCGATCGACCTCGAGGTCGAGGCGTCGCGCGCCCGCGTGACGAGCCTCTATCGCCGCGAGGGCTTCACCCAGCACGCGCGCACGCGCTGGGTGAAGACGCTCTGA